The Pleuronectes platessa chromosome 11, fPlePla1.1, whole genome shotgun sequence DNA segment TGTCACTAAGTCCAAAatgtctctcatgtgtctgAAGACCAACTCATTGAGGTTTAACAAAAAGCCTTTATCTATATTCTACAGCTGTGGGATGACATTATAATAATACTTATATGACataaatgcagctcaaagttaTACAGATAATATTAGTCCTATACTAAAACATGCGTTTACCTGTgtgttcacattaaaacattctacttatttatttatgttttctgttattttgttgtatAGGCGAATAAAAATGATCAACTCGACTTGTACTCAGTGAAGTACATACTGCTAACGGCCCGATAGGCCCCAgatgaaaccaaatttaaagtctatagatctggatttttgtttggatctgcaccaaactgcacatactaataaatatcagtcccccaaacatgtcagatttttttttcatgaagatCCATTAAGTGCgcccctatctcacaatgttaaagaaaggaaaaaaaacaactcctggaTCTATTGATctagatccacaccaaaattgaaCAGGCTCCAACCTGACGAACACCACATACTACCTTCCTTTGTTGTAATTTGTCCAGTATTTTGTATGTTATGTTGCTTAGTAACATACATACAACTAAATAAACTAACAGGCCGACGTCAAACAGGACAGGggtaaaaacataaccttcttgatGGAGGTAATTAAATGACACTGGAAAAATTGTTCTGTTTACGACAAATACTGTCATGCCCATTCAACATTATGTGTTGACGTTTATTTGTCCAAGGCCAAGCTGTTATCTAACAACCATGTGATTGAGATTTGAGGGCTATTCACAACAGCTCCAACAGCGTGTAAGTATCTTTCATAAGCGTTTTGGCTCTGCTTTGGTACCCATACGTCCAGTCACTGGAAGGAGAAATGCTTCTACTTTGCCCTCTCCGTCTGTTGGAGCGACCTCATGTTATTATGTTTACAAATGTCCAAAATCCTCAACAGTCAATTagaagaaacaataaaaacaaacaatattttttgACAGTTCTTGCTTGAGAAGAGCTTGTTATTTACACTCTTTTTCACTATGGTTTCCCAACAGATGATGCCAAACTTAAAGGTCTGGCTGCACCCAGTAATCTGTCAATGAATCAGACACTAGAGGGACATAGTGGTAAGTTATATCCTGCTGTTAACATTATAGTGCATTAAAAACAGCCAGTGTCCACAAAAGGAAGGACACCACAGACCTTAAGCGAACCATAAGAAAATGATTTgacttttctaaatgattacACTTACAGGTGCAGTACAAGTGGTAACGTGGAATGAACAGTATGAAAAGCTGACAACCAGTGACCAGAATGGACTCATCATCGTATGGATGCTCTACAAAGGTTAGTGCTTCTGCAAACTAGAAATGTTGTCTTGAAATAAATTTGGGAATTCTGTTTTATTGTCGTTGTCTCTCCCTCAGGAGCGTGGTACGAGGAGATGATCAACAACAGGAACAAGTCAGTGGTCAGGAGCATGAGCTGGAACGCGGATGGTCAAAAGATCTGCATTGTGTATGAGGATGGAGCTGTCATTGTTGGATCTGTAGATGGTAAATAGCTTCACAGCATGATTACTTAAAATCTAACAAATGACAAGAAATCACAGTAGTCCGCCAGGCAGATTTAGCTCCCTTGACAAGGACTGCTTTGTTTACATACTTGGCAAATGAGTGGCTCACAAAGGCCTTGTTTTTCTAGGTAACCGGATTTGGGGAAAGGAGCTGAAAGGAAATCAACTTGCACATGTGGCATGGTCACCTGACAGCAAAATTCTCCTCTTTGGCATGGCCAATGGGGAAGTGCAAATCTATGATAATCAAGGAAACTTCATAGTGAGTGTATCATTTTCAAGAAAATTGAAATGtcagtttattttgttattatatatatccACATAACATTGCATTGACATACAGTCTCCAATCAGAGTGTAGACCGCAGAGCaaaacattgtgagatattgTCTTGTTTCTGAATCATAAAAAATTGAATGTGCTTTAACTAATGACATAGTATTACATGCTGACTTATGAAACTCTGTATAATGTTTCAGACGAAAATGACCATAAGCTGCCTCATTAATTCAGCTGGAGGTATCAGTATCGCAGGTATCCACTGGTATGCAGGAACTGGGGGCTATGTGGAGGCAGACTGCCCATGTCTCGCCATCTGTTTCGACAATGGAAGATGCCAGATCATGCGATATGAGAATGATGAAAGTAAGGAAAATGCCTTCAGGGATATTTTCTTCAGGTTACACttaattcaaaatgtttacctgTAATGATGGGCTGTGCTCTTGCCCTGGTCTGCAGACCCAGTGTGCATCGACACTCTGATGAATGTGGTCAGTATCCAGTGGAATCACTGTGGTAGTGTTCTGGCAGTGGCTGGTTCTCTCAAAGCCTCAAATATGGATAAAGAATTCAACGTTGTGCAGTTCTACACACCATTTGGAGAGGTGAGCATAGAGATTCTGTTCCCTTAAATACACATTGTTTAATACAAgctttcatattttttaatgcCTCTGTATGTAGTTCTTATAATATGGTGTTTCTAGGGTTATTCTCAATTCAATTATGGGGAGGTGTAAGCAATTCTGCTACTCTGATATTCTTTCATATCTATCGTACTCAACATAGGTCTTAAATTTAATTCAGTATgtatttttaaaggttttaaaaagtctTCAATGTAACTTGAACTTTCTCAGTTCTACCAAATATTGGCAAAAAAGCCCTAAACatataaagaaaatgtaaaaataagagGATTTTTAACAAAGCAGTGTCCACCAACCAACATTGTTGAGCTAACAcaataaacattttttcaatacatatgctgtttgttgttgctgttgtttcaaCAGCATATAAGAACTCTCAAAGTTCCTGGGAAGCAGATGACAGGGGTTTCCTGGGAAGGAGGAGGGCTACGTATCGGCCTGGCTGTGGACTCCTACATCTACTTTGCGAACATACGACCAGATTACAAGGTAAATGCCATAAACCAttgcttttcttttaaagtAATTTTGAAGAAAACTATTCTTCACCATCCTCTTACACAAAAAAACCTTCACTTTATCTCACATGAGTACAGTTCAAAAGCTGACCAGTTCCAAATTGAGGTTATTTATCAGGACAAAGGTAACAAAACCACATCAagtaaaacaaatcaacataaACAGTATGTCACATTAGTATTAATATACCCCATCTGTCTAGATACGTCAGTACATTGtttgaaatatatttgaaaagtGTCATAATGTCTGTAGATTGTTTTAGccattatttttgtcttttacatGTTCTTCATTTAATATATACCAGTCGtctttttttagtaattttaaTTAGTCTTACAAACCTCATCAGGCTAATATTGTTCAGGGTCATAGACTCTGACCCTTTGAGTGGAGAGGTAGACCACCCACCGCTGTACTGGGTCAACACTGGAATCTTACTAGTTTAATACAATTTCCTGGCTCGTCTTGTAGAATCTGTGCAAAAAATATTGGGTTGAGAATCCCCACACAGAAGGTGAATCTCACCTGCTCTTTCCGTGTTTCCTAACAGTGGGGCTACTGTTGCAGCACAGTAGTGTATGCCTACACAAAGCCAGAGCGACAGGAGTACTGTGTGGTATTCTGGGAAACCAAAAACAATGAGAAGTTTGTTAAATACGTCAAGAGCCTGATGTCCATCACCACTTCAGGGGACTTCTGTATCCTGGCCAGCAAGGCGGATGAGAGCCAGCCTCAGgtacaaacataaacataacagATCAAAAAGAGGATCTGTAATAATCTATTAAGTTTGCAGGATAATTTGATATTCTAGGTACTATACTGTTTGATAGAAAGTTTGatgaaagataagaaaataTCCAATATTTACTCTACACACTAGACTAAAGAGAAATACTATAGGGAAGATATACAGTAGATGTAGAGTGAGCTAAGGATGTTTCTCTGTTGTCTTGCCCCCTGTTTTTCTAATCGATTGCCACACAGGAGGATGCTGAGTTAGAGTCTGGGACTCATGCAAGGGTAACGTACACATAAAACCACACTCCCAAAATGAGAAataattgttttgataaattGATATAGATTCTTATATTGACCTGTAAAATAATGTGGCTCTGCTATGTGTTTTCCAGTATGTCCTGATTCTGTGCAACTCCATTGGGACTCCATTGGACTCAAAATACATCGACATTGGTGagcacatgcagttaacacattACACTCCCTTGTACTCaacacatctttaaaatatattatctCCCTAATAAGTTGTTTGCCCTACAACTTTGCACACAGTGAGTATGAACTCTATAACAAACTTCTTCTGGCAAAACTGTGGGTTGATGAAAATCCTTATTTACTGTAAAGCTGGCTAAACTGAAGCAGGCTCTTCAAGACAATGTGAGAGATCCCACCCTGTGTATATAGATAGGTGTGAAATGGTGGTTGGCACTTGGCCTGCTGCTGCCCACAGGGACATCTTTCATCTCTCATGGGCCCACAGCATCCTATAGCAAATAGACAGTCAGCACAGGGCGTCTTTATGCCTCTCAAGAATTCAGAATTCCTTTTCTGCTACAGAAACTGACAAATGTTTGCTGAGGAGCTCACACCAGGACAGTTCAAAGTCTCAGTGGTCTGAATGGGTTTTACTAGGTTTCCCACCTTGGTAAATAATCTGAGAATGTGTTCAAGTGTATGTCTTTTGATCGTTTCTCCTTTTGTGCCCTTGTGATTTTTTTCCACCAGACTAGTTAAAGTGTAACTGTTTAAGAAAACACTGTTTTGTCTCCTTCGAATTTAGCCACATTTGCCACGTTTTTCTGCATTTGAACCATGAGATcaaagggaaaaaacacacaaacacacaagatccaccaaattacaaaaaaaacctgTTCAGAAAGATACATTTTCTCCTATATCACACAAGTGTATCTTTCCTCACAgacatttattaatttgttgttCTCTGTACTTAAGtctgtttcttgtttatttgtttagagCCATTGTTTGTCACcatgacaaaaacacatgtgaTTGCTGCGTCCAAAGAGGCTTTCTACATGTGGCAGtacagagtggcaaagaaactAACGGCCCTGGAGATCAACCAAGTGACCAAAACTAAGAAGGAAggcagagagaggtgagagaatTTGGCACATGGCTGCATTTACACCACAGGATGCTTTGCAGGGACTCCACATGTTTTCATCACAGGGAACTGGGTCTAAATTAAGTTCTGGCGGAAATCTTTTTACCCTGGAACAAGTCATTTCAATCAATCAGAATGAAAACAGTCTAAAAGTTGATTGAATAAAGATAATAAAGCAAGGTACAGGTGGATGGGGATGGAACAGAATGACCACATCAGAACTTACAGTTGATGTCAAGCAGTTCATGGGAAGTTGCAGGAAAGCCTGATAACCACAAGACTAGATTTTGTGAGGCAGTGGGGGAAACCTTGAAAGTACTGGCTCACTGTAACAGTGTGGAGTTGTGGTACTGACACCTCTGTGAAAAGGATTCATTCATCTGAACAAAATGCCACTGAGGTCCCAGACAGGCTGGGCATGAGCTAATGTTCTGCCAGGACTTTCCTCGCATTGAAACCACAATTCACCTCAGTGGAACGGCTAACTGTTTGTCTGTCTAGCTCTTTCTCATGTGTTTACACTTCCTGCCTCTTTAGGGTTTATCACATTGACAGTAGTCCATCTGGAACCAATGACAGCAGTCCAGATATTGCAAAAGCCTTCACAGTAAGTGAGAAAATATTTCCGAGTCATTTGTTGTGCTCATTATGGTCATTTCAGTATTGGGATATTAAATAACTGTTTACTGATACCATTTTAAGCATAACTGTTGAATTGTTTATCCATGAAACTATTAAATAATCTTATAAAGTAGTTTTAATGGAAATCACATgaattgttttttcttattcagAAGATAAGTTTTCATGGTTTAAAATATGTTTCTTGTCTGTTTCAGGCAACTCGAGACCCCATCTGTTGTATTACAGCAACAGATAAGACCATGATTGTGGTATGTACATTTTATCCTTGAATCTAcaattttagttttagtttagtttagtttagttttgtttagtgttgttcagtttgtttatttcagtgtaaataaaacaatgcaCTTATACACAATCCATGAATGAAAAatggagctggaggaagaaACATCTATTAGTACCTGACCCTGTCatatataacataacataaataCAGATGACAATCTCTTTTttgatttcctttcatttcaCAAATCACCTAACTAATCAATTATTAGTCAATAGTCATCATTATAACATAAATATTATTCAGTTCATACCGTTTGATTAGTTTTCCTTTATAAGTTCTCTTAAATTGAATAATATTTGGGTCAACATTTAAATCACTGTCTAGAGAATAACCAACAATATTCTTCAGTCAACTAAATCTTTCAGCACATGTGACTTGATTAACAGTCTATTGTTATATTATCTTAGATTGACCTTGTTTATAAGTTTTATTGCTATTTCCTGTAAGTGTGAAATATTAGTTTTGTATGTTTCCAGTGCAATAACCCAAatatggaataataataattacattacaAAATATGAAGTGCAGCAAGATCTAAAGTGTCCTTTGCTCTGTACAGCACTGCAATACCTTTACTCACTTCCctctttatattttctatttgaGGTTTATAGGTAAGTTTTTCATCTCTTTTCAATAAAATGAGTGTATTTGTGCCCACAGGGTCGTGAGTCTGGTCTCATCCACAGATACAGTCTCCCAAATGTTGGTCTTGTCCAGAAATACACTTTAAACAACAGAGCCCACTATCTGTACATTAACTGCAACTCCAGGTAAGCACAAGAAATCAGAGAGTGTGCTCATATACATTGTTAGCTTAAAACAGCTAATTCAATTTGATGTTGAAATTGGGAAGAGTATTGTCACAggtgatcttttttttaatttttagtcGTCTGGCGATAATCGACATCGCAGGCGTGCTGACTCTGTTGGACCTGGAGGTTCGTGCCTCCACTGACAACATCACCGGGAACCAGGTATCCGCTGGAGATCCGTCAAAGTTCGAGCGCAAGGATGTCTGGGACATGAAATGGGCGAATGACAACCCTGATCTGTTCGCCATGATGGAGAAGACCAGGATGTATGTCTTCAGGAACCTAGATCCAGAGGTGAGTGCTTGTGTGAGTATCATATAATATCTGATTCAAAGCTGTAACCTGATCTatacatttgcatttgttttatcTGAACCAAACAGGAGCCCATCCAAACATCTGGATACATTTGCAACTTTGAAGACCTGGAAATAAAATCTGTCCTGCTTGATGAAATCATGAAGGTAAACCTTTCAAACAAGTGGCACTTAAGTTGCCTAAATCTCCAAGGTGTGACACATGTGTAAAACATAGCCAAACATATATCAACTAAAGAAACTGCACAATGGGGATATGATCAGAAACTAAGTattcttagttttttttattaacgtcTTGATGATATGTGATGATATGCGATTATTGAAATACTCACTTCTTGGAGGTTCTCTCATAGGATCCAGAGAGGCCGAACAAAGACAATCTCATCAACTTTGAAATCCGCTCCCTGAGAGACAGTCGAGCACTGATTGAAAAAGTTGGGATTGAAGATGCCTCACAGTTCATTGAAGACAATCCACACCCAAGACTCTGGTAAGTTCAAACTGTAATTGTTGTTTAAATTGTataaattaaaattatattttcattctcACAAGGTCCTCAGTGAATTATCACACATTATATAAACATTATTacacatatatagatatatagatatgtaATCTCATGCTGTCATCcgggtaataataataattattctcTGTTTTCCGACAACCTGTCAGGCGTCTGCTAGCTGAGGCGGCTCTTCAGAAGCTGGATCTGAAGACAGCTGAGCAGGCCTTCGTCCGTTGTAAAGACTACCAGGGCATTGAGTTTGTCAAGCGCTTGGGCAACCTGCAGAGCGAGCCCATGAAACAGGCCGAGGTGGCAGCATACTTCGGCAGGTTTGAGGAAGCCGAGCGGATGTACCTCGATATGGATCGCAGGTAGGTTTAGCCACAATTGTCTGTACTATTTGTTTAAGGTCTCGTTCttgttttttgttaatttttgtCTGGTATTTTGAATGGCAACTTTATAGGATGAGCTGTCGTAAGTTTTTCAGGTATGAAGGTGAGGGCGGATAACGGACATGTTGTTCTCTGTAGGGACCTCGCCATTAGCCTCAGGATCAAGCTGGGAGACTGGTTCAGGGTTCTTCAGCTGCTTAAAACTGGCTCCGGGGACTGTGATGATACTCTGCTGGAACAGGCGTACAATGCCATTGGAGACTACTTTGCTGACAGGCAGAAGTGGTACTtggtctctcttttttcttctaattATGTCATTAGTGCATTAATACAGTTTTTATATATTCTAAATAACTTGAACTGCAGATAATCAAATTAATTAGAGATGGTGATGTCATTTTTGATCTATTTTAGCTTAAAACATGGTTTTCTGTTTGCAGGGTTAATGCAGTGCAGTACTACCTACAGGGCCGGAACCAGGAGAGGCTAGCAGAATGCTACTACATGTTAGAGGACTACGACGGCCTTGAGAAACTGACCCCTGTGCTGCCAGAGAATCATAAACTTTTACCAGTAAGCCAAGTGTTCAAGATGAACTAATAATAATTCTTACATATTCTTGTAGGGATTTAAAAGCTAAAATCTCAGTGACTCTAAATCTGTAACCTGTAATATAAACCGACTCCACAGTGTCTCATCTATAACAGTTCTCCGTCTCTGTGCTGTAGGAAATTGGGCAGATGTTTGCCACCGTGGGCATGTGTGAACAAGCTGTGAACGCCTACCTGAAGTGCAACCAGCCCAAAGCTGCCGTTGAAGCATGTGTTCATCTGaaccaggtgagagagagacggtAAACTGACGGCGCCAGAGTTTCTGTCTGAAACTCTGCACAGCATATGGCAGTGCCTCAGTGGACGTCAGATTCATCATACAGTTGGACGGCTTTGCACAACAGCAGTCACTGTGGCACCTGCTGTCCTCCCACTCCTGTCCTCGTCCTGGGTGATATTTAGCTCCGGAGTGTGAATGCTGCTCTCGAGCCACTGTGCACTGCTCCAGTGTAAATCTCCACATTTGGCTAGAGGGGAAACTGATTCTGGATGGAAAATATTAAGATTTGTTTGACAATAGTTAAACATCAAACTCTTCTATGTAAGCTGCAGCTGTTGCTCTTTATAAAAAAATGGTTGAGCCACAGATGGCTTTACTTTAATGGACTCACAATTTGTCCTGAAATTGACCCTCTTCATCTAAAGTAGAAGTGATTAGCCATACCACCCTCCCCTTTTCCTGGCAGTTCCTCCTGCTGCGTTAATACTATGTTAATACTACTGGTGACAGACCAAATGAATGGTCTGTCACTTTAATTGCCTCCACTAAACCTCCATTTTACCACAGAAGGTTTTAAAAATACAGTGTTTCTAATGTTCAGCTCCTATTGTTAGTAAGATTTATACAAGAACTACAGTCATGACAGTGTGGCCTGTTTtcaagttgtttgtttgtttatcattGTGGTAAAATGTGATCCTGGAGACAACTGATGTGGGAACTGCCACTGAGGTTGCTTTAGGTCAGTTTTGTCACCATGATACTACAAACACTACCGTGCAAGATACAGTCAATGTAATAATATAGTGTAAGAATGGCCgccttcttttttaattttaaaaatgaCTGACACAGAGACTAAATACACAAgggcagacaaaaacaaaataccaaaaaaaatataacaacatcatatatatacatatatcaacatcaacaaagaggaagaataaaTAGTAAATGTACGATAAATAATTAtagatttttattaattaactAGTAATGATAGTAACTATGTATGTATTAAGGAAGGAGTTAGAAAAATTATGAATACATAAAAGTAACTAAAAGAGTTTGTACGTTTTTGAAAATAATACCATAAAATGTTTGATTCAGAGCAAACTAATATTGGAAAAGGAAAAGGGCATAAAGGTTCAAACTGTGTACGTAATTATTTTAAGAGTGAACGAACTATGCATCCAATAAACCATTGGGAATCCAGAAGcccacactcacagacactaTCTGACTTGAAGTTATTTACACCTTTAGACCCTTTTCCTTATGTCTATAAAAAGGCAGCATACTAGAAATTGTGGTTGCTCTGTGATAAATCTCATGCAATGCTGAACCGATTGTTTTGCTAAAATGTTCCATGCGTGGTCATCCAATCAGAGATGTAGCTAGTACACTTGGGGATTGTAGGTAGTGTTCTTCTCTTTGACAGTATGAATAAAATACGTTTTTACTTAAGATGCAGTTGATATCATACAGACTCGTGGCTTCTACAGTAACGTATAACATTATTTCACAATCACATAGCTGGTGGCAAGTCTACATTGGATGGTTAAAATAATATGGTGACtaaatccaaatcaaaatgtttaCTTCTGGTAGTCATGGGTTGGAACGTCCACATGTTGATGGGGGTCGTAGCTGGTATGTGCCCATAGCAACATGTTCACTAGTTATATCGTTTCACTTCATTTAATTACTGTTAGATTAGTGACATGTCATTTAAAGTAATGCAGCAGTTAGAATaaacaatgttttaatatcatgaTAAAAAATCTACTGCTTAAAATAGCAATGTTATTTTGTCTTTGAATGAATATTGTCACTTCCTTTAGTGGAACAAAGCCGTGGAACTCGCCAGGACCCACAACATGAAGGAGATTAAATCTCTTCTGTCCAAATACGCCTCACATCTTCTTGAGAAGAACAAAACTCTGGAAGCGGTGGAACTGTATCGGAAAGCCCACCATTTTCTTGATGCAGCCAAACTCATGTTTAAGGTAGGCTTGTTTTTTATCCTGATTCGTTTTGAGTTGTTTCAATCGACCATTAATGGCTTCTTCACTCACGTCCCTTTTAAAATACGTGACCTGAAATACAGTGCAACAGGTCATCAGCACCTTGAGAGCAGCCTGGCTGAGGACTGAGTGTATTCGAAGCGATGGAATTGGAGCGCACTCTGCTGGACACGTTGTGTGATGACACAATTTCTAATTTACCCAAAGCTTTTctattgtgttttattaaaaaaatcacataTCACATTTTCCGTTAACAATACATCTCTAATAGCACAACATATATTGGTCAGCCTCTAGTTTTCAACAGGGTTGATAATATGATGTGATGGAAATTTGACCTGGTGAGACTTTTGAAATAAAGAGATTAGAGAACAATAGTCTTTTAAGAGTATTTTATTCCTTGCAAGGAAGGTCAGTCAATCATACAGTGTGCGATGAGCATTCTgcagagggaaacacagagaagcagTTGCTGGCGTGTGCTTTTTATGCAGATGTAGtgaagagatgtgtgtgtgtgtgtgtgaagagttgaattgtgtgtgtgtgtgtgtgtgtgtgtgtgtgtgtgtgtgtatgtgtgtgtgtatgtgtgtgtgtgtatgtgtgtgtgtttttgtgtgtgtgtgtgtgagtatgtctGTGAGTGaactatgtgtttgtgtgaaccaCGTGTGAACTGAGTGAACAGTGAAATCCCAGTAGATAAGACATAGATACATGCCTCCTAGCCTCCTCAAGGTCTCGGTGTGGGAGCCCATTTTTTCCCTGACAGATTTGTGGCTCTGATGTCTGCATTTCTCTGGGACCTAAGGTTATCT contains these protein-coding regions:
- the wdr35 gene encoding WD repeat-containing protein 35 isoform X1, with translation MFIYLSKKIAIPNNIHLKCVSWNKDQGFIACGGDDGLLRVLKLETQTDDAKLKGLAAPSNLSMNQTLEGHSGAVQVVTWNEQYEKLTTSDQNGLIIVWMLYKGAWYEEMINNRNKSVVRSMSWNADGQKICIVYEDGAVIVGSVDGNRIWGKELKGNQLAHVAWSPDSKILLFGMANGEVQIYDNQGNFITKMTISCLINSAGGISIAGIHWYAGTGGYVEADCPCLAICFDNGRCQIMRYENDENPVCIDTLMNVVSIQWNHCGSVLAVAGSLKASNMDKEFNVVQFYTPFGEHIRTLKVPGKQMTGVSWEGGGLRIGLAVDSYIYFANIRPDYKWGYCCSTVVYAYTKPERQEYCVVFWETKNNEKFVKYVKSLMSITTSGDFCILASKADESQPQEDAELESGTHARYVLILCNSIGTPLDSKYIDIEPLFVTMTKTHVIAASKEAFYMWQYRVAKKLTALEINQVTKTKKEGRERVYHIDSSPSGTNDSSPDIAKAFTATRDPICCITATDKTMIVGRESGLIHRYSLPNVGLVQKYTLNNRAHYLYINCNSSRLAIIDIAGVLTLLDLEVRASTDNITGNQVSAGDPSKFERKDVWDMKWANDNPDLFAMMEKTRMYVFRNLDPEEPIQTSGYICNFEDLEIKSVLLDEIMKDPERPNKDNLINFEIRSLRDSRALIEKVGIEDASQFIEDNPHPRLWRLLAEAALQKLDLKTAEQAFVRCKDYQGIEFVKRLGNLQSEPMKQAEVAAYFGRFEEAERMYLDMDRRDLAISLRIKLGDWFRVLQLLKTGSGDCDDTLLEQAYNAIGDYFADRQKWVNAVQYYLQGRNQERLAECYYMLEDYDGLEKLTPVLPENHKLLPEIGQMFATVGMCEQAVNAYLKCNQPKAAVEACVHLNQWNKAVELARTHNMKEIKSLLSKYASHLLEKNKTLEAVELYRKAHHFLDAAKLMFKIADEEAKKRTRPLRVKKLYVLAARLVENYHEQVKTSQQSKTKGKQSEAKFALAGLLEEDATSSDDRIVDNAWRGAEAYHFFLLAQRQLYGGYMENAMRTAMHLREYEDIIPAVEIYSLLAICSASNRAFGTCSQAFIKLESMESLEPEQRQLYEDLSLEIFTKHNPKDSRTMERERSSEGAEGKLPTCIVTGLPIQEYQFWMCNVCKHCALEQEIGKYNCCPLCHSPVA
- the wdr35 gene encoding WD repeat-containing protein 35 isoform X3 — encoded protein: MFIYLSKKIAIPNNIHLKCVSWNKDQGFIACGGDDGLLRVLKLETQTDDAKLKGLAAPSNLSMNQTLEGHSGAVQVVTWNEQYEKLTTSDQNGLIIVWMLYKGAWYEEMINNRNKSVVRSMSWNADGQKICIVYEDGAVIVGSVDGNRIWGKELKGNQLAHVAWSPDSKILLFGMANGEVQIYDNQGNFITKMTISCLINSAGGISIAGIHWYAGTGGYVEADCPCLAICFDNGRCQIMRYENDENPVCIDTLMNVVSIQWNHCGSVLAVAGSLKASNMDKEFNVVQFYTPFGEHIRTLKVPGKQMTGVSWEGGGLRIGLAVDSYIYFANIRPDYKWGYCCSTVVYAYTKPERQEYCVVFWETKNNEKFVKYVKSLMSITTSGDFCILASKADESQPQYVLILCNSIGTPLDSKYIDIEPLFVTMTKTHVIAASKEAFYMWQYRVAKKLTALEINQVTKTKKEGRERVYHIDSSPSGTNDSSPDIAKAFTATRDPICCITATDKTMIVGRESGLIHRYSLPNVGLVQKYTLNNRAHYLYINCNSSRLAIIDIAGVLTLLDLEVRASTDNITGNQVSAGDPSKFERKDVWDMKWANDNPDLFAMMEKTRMYVFRNLDPEEPIQTSGYICNFEDLEIKSVLLDEIMKDPERPNKDNLINFEIRSLRDSRALIEKVGIEDASQFIEDNPHPRLWRLLAEAALQKLDLKTAEQAFVRCKDYQGIEFVKRLGNLQSEPMKQAEVAAYFGRFEEAERMYLDMDRRDLAISLRIKLGDWFRVLQLLKTGSGDCDDTLLEQAYNAIGDYFADRQKWVNAVQYYLQGRNQERLAECYYMLEDYDGLEKLTPVLPENHKLLPEIGQMFATVGMCEQAVNAYLKCNQPKAAVEACVHLNQWNKAVELARTHNMKEIKSLLSKYASHLLEKNKTLEAVELYRKAHHFLDAAKLMFKIADEEAKKRTRPLRVKKLYVLAARLVENYHEQVKTSQQSKTKGKQSEAKFALAGLLEEDATSSDDRIVDNAWRGAEAYHFFLLAQRQLYGGYMENAMRTAMHLREYEDIIPAVEIYSLLAICSASNRAFGTCSQAFIKLESMESLEPEQRQLYEDLSLEIFTKHNPKDSRTMERERSSEGAEGKLPTCIVTGLPIQEYQFWMCNVCKHCALEQEIGKYNCCPLCHSPVA
- the wdr35 gene encoding WD repeat-containing protein 35 isoform X2 is translated as MFIYLSKKIAIPNNIHLKCVSWNKDQGFIACGGDDGLLRVLKLETQTDDAKLKGLAAPSNLSMNQTLEGHSGAVQVVTWNEQYEKLTTSDQNGLIIVWMLYKGAWYEEMINNRNKSVVRSMSWNADGQKICIVYEDGAVIVGSVDGNRIWGKELKGNQLAHVAWSPDSKILLFGMANGEVQIYDNQGNFITKMTISCLINSAGGISIAGIHWYAGTGGYVEADCPCLAICFDNGRCQIMRYENDENPVCIDTLMNVVSIQWNHCGSVLAVAGSLKASNMDKEFNVVQFYTPFGEHIRTLKVPGKQMTGVSWEGGGLRIGLAVDSYIYFANIRPDYKWGYCCSTVVYAYTKPERQEYCVVFWETKNNEKFVKYVKSLMSITTSGDFCILASKADESQPQDAELESGTHARYVLILCNSIGTPLDSKYIDIEPLFVTMTKTHVIAASKEAFYMWQYRVAKKLTALEINQVTKTKKEGRERVYHIDSSPSGTNDSSPDIAKAFTATRDPICCITATDKTMIVGRESGLIHRYSLPNVGLVQKYTLNNRAHYLYINCNSSRLAIIDIAGVLTLLDLEVRASTDNITGNQVSAGDPSKFERKDVWDMKWANDNPDLFAMMEKTRMYVFRNLDPEEPIQTSGYICNFEDLEIKSVLLDEIMKDPERPNKDNLINFEIRSLRDSRALIEKVGIEDASQFIEDNPHPRLWRLLAEAALQKLDLKTAEQAFVRCKDYQGIEFVKRLGNLQSEPMKQAEVAAYFGRFEEAERMYLDMDRRDLAISLRIKLGDWFRVLQLLKTGSGDCDDTLLEQAYNAIGDYFADRQKWVNAVQYYLQGRNQERLAECYYMLEDYDGLEKLTPVLPENHKLLPEIGQMFATVGMCEQAVNAYLKCNQPKAAVEACVHLNQWNKAVELARTHNMKEIKSLLSKYASHLLEKNKTLEAVELYRKAHHFLDAAKLMFKIADEEAKKRTRPLRVKKLYVLAARLVENYHEQVKTSQQSKTKGKQSEAKFALAGLLEEDATSSDDRIVDNAWRGAEAYHFFLLAQRQLYGGYMENAMRTAMHLREYEDIIPAVEIYSLLAICSASNRAFGTCSQAFIKLESMESLEPEQRQLYEDLSLEIFTKHNPKDSRTMERERSSEGAEGKLPTCIVTGLPIQEYQFWMCNVCKHCALEQEIGKYNCCPLCHSPVA